TTATGAAAAGCCAGTTTTGGGAGATTACAAAATAATTGTGCAGAATTATGCTTTTCTATCAGTTTAGGCAGCTACTGTAGTATCAAGGACTTACAGTATCTCAGGATCAGAACTCAGTTTGACTTCAATCTCTTTAAGAACTGACTGTACAACagctacttaaaaaatattactttttagGATGCAAATATTGAATTTTTCTAAATCTTTGCACTACAGCTGCCTCTGTGCCTGTGCAGGTGAGGAAGTCTTCAGCATGTGCATCTCATGGGTTATGTTCTTCAGGACTGATGTGTTTGTTACGAAGGAGCCAGTTCACTGAAAAGTGAGACCAGCCTCGGTAAACAAGAAATGCAAGTATTTAAAGCATCTTTCGAAAGAGATCTGCGGAGAAAGATAAAAGGGCGGGAGCTTGGCGGCCTGAGAGTGTCGGTGGGGTTCAGTGCCCCTTCCTCGCCTAGGACCTGCCTGTTTGTGAAGTCTCGGCCCTTgcgagcgcggcgccgctcagaccgggcccggcccggcccggcccgcccggggCCGCTCGGCGCCGCTCAGaccgggcccggcccggcccggcccgcccggggCCGCTCGGCGCCGCTCAGaccgggcccggcccggcccggcccgcccggggCCGCTCGGCGCCGCTCAGaccgggcccggcccggcccggcccgcccggggCCGCTCGGCGCCGCTCAGaccgggcccggcccggcccggcccgcccggggCCGCTCGGCGCCGCTCAGaccgggcccggcccggcccggcccgcccggggCCGCTCGGCGCCGCTCAGaccgggcccggcccggcccggcccgcccggggCCCCTCGGCGCCGCTCAGaccgggcccggcccggcccgcccggggCCCCTCGGCGCCGCTCAGaccgggcccggcccgcccggggCCGCTCCTCCGCGGTGCTGGCGCCGCCGGGTTCGAGCTGCGCGCGCCCCGCCCtcggcccccggccccctcgcgcccccccccccccccccccggcggcctGTGCGGAAGCGGCGGCGCCATTTCCTGTTTGAGCTGGGCCAATCAGGCGCGTGCATCGTACGAAGGTGCCCAATaggcgcgcgggcggcgcggcaagcgcggcggtggcggcgcgaGGCGGCAGTCGGCGCTCGCGGTGAGAGGAGCTGGAGCCGCCGCGGGCTCGAGCCGCCGCCTCcgtctcttcctcctcctcctcctcctcctcctcctcctcctcctcctcctcctcctcgcgcTATGGcgctgccgcgccgcgctgccgtGAGTGCCGTGGGTGCCGTGGGAGCCGTGGGCAGTGCCGCGCCGCGAGGGGGGCggtgaggagggaggaagaggccTGAGGGGCCCTGTGAGACCAGTGCgcccccccagcaccccgggccgggccgggccgggcggcggggggaccCTGCGAGTGCGCGTCCGTGTCCGGGGCGCTTGCCGCGGCGGTGACCTCGGCTCCTCCAGGCCTAGCCGACGGctctctccctgccctctcctccGCCTCGAAGCAAGGGGAGGGCgtgtgggaggagaggaggaaattCAGGCTGCCTGACGAGCCAGtgcaggaagggaaaaacaggagtgtttttttttttagactgaCTGTGCGATGTGTTAAACTGAACCCACGAGGAACTCAGAAACCCAGAGGTTTCTTTACCATGCAATATAAGGGATGCTTACTTTTCTGtacataaaacaattttttatatatgtgatATGCAGTAAGAACAACTTATTTTTCACCTTCGTGGAAATGTAACTCTAAAGTAGGTAAATGCAGTAAGTAGTTATATTAGAGGTAAGCTTTCTAATGTGGACTTTAATAGTTGGGAGCAGGAAATGAGGTCTGGTCCTTAGCAATCTAATCTTTTAATACAATTACACAGTACTTTGCGTAATCTATACAGTcaggacttttttctttctcgAAGCACCTATGAATGAGCAGGAAACAAACTTGGTTGAGTAATGGATAGCGTCTGAGGGGTGCCTCAGTGCTATAATGCAGTTAAtcatatgaaaatgaaataaggtTGGGCTCTGACTTTTAAACTGTGATTTTATCCTTCTAGATCCCTAGAGGGACTGAGAATGCTGTGAATGAACTTCACTGTAAAGCTAAAGCGCAAGTGACAGGCAGAAGGGCTGCTCTGGAAGAAATAGGAAACAAAGTTTCAACACGGGGAATGCACATAGCTAAGGTAAAGCAACATTTGAATCTCCTTGTAGAGAAAGGATATTAGACTTACATTGatagttattatttttgttacagaaaactGAACGCTTCAGACCATCTATAAAGCCTACAAAAGGACCTAGTAAGATGACAAATCTAACTGCACTACCTAAACCTCCAGCTGTTGTGAACCAAGTAGCCAAAGAAACAAGTGTTCCAAAGGTAGAAAGTAATGATGCTGTTCTGATCCTTAATCTCAGACTGATAGCTTGTGCTTTATCCTCAGTGTATTTGCAGAGGTATCCCATTTCCCTGTTGATAAAGTAAAGTCTCTGTGCTGAGGTCGTTGTTTAGTGCATGTTCTAGTTCAAAGCTAATATTTAATATTAGCAGGATTAGTTGTTGAAATGTTGACTGAAATGTGAAAGTTTCTCCTTTAGCTGGCAATCACCCAAAtgtcttattattattttttgtctctgtATGTCATCTTGGTGAAAGCTTGTCCAGCTAGCATATgacctttcaaatatttatattaagaaaatgtAACATTAGTAGCTAAAAATATGGGGATGGTAGAAAGAACATTGTTGTTTAATCAGTAGATACGTAAGTGCTATAACCTGTTACTTAGGTTCTGTCTCCAGTTCCTATGGATGTGTCCATGCAAGAAGAGGATTTGTGCCAAGCCTTCTCTGACGTGTTGCTCAGCAATGTAGAAGACATTGATGCTGAGGATTGGGACAACCCCCAGCTTTGTAGTGACTATGTAAAAGATATCTATCTCTATCTAAGACAGCTTGAGGTATGAATGCCTACATACtgattctgtgcttctgcagtATAGTATTCATCTTGCTCATACAATTCCTTCCCTAACAGCTACAGCAATCGGTGCGTCCCCGTTACCTTGATGGGAAGGCGATCAATGGGCGGATGCGTGCGATTTTAGTTGACTGGCTCGTCCAGGTCCACTCAAGATTCCAGCTTTTGCAGGAGACACTGTATATGTGTGTTGCAGTTATGGATCGCTTCTTGCAAGTAGgtgtctttaaaaatagtttttcaacACCTGTTTGAATTAAGATAGTTGCTCACtgacaataattttaaaaggatttagGGTTTAGCCTTTCTTTGTACCTGGAGAACGTGGTGTGTGATTACGTAAGAGCTTTTTAACAAAACTTTGAGGTTCCTATCCTCTTTGAGCCTGTTGTTATAGGGACTCTTCTGATTCAAAGTGGAAAATCTTATGTGTGCTCTAAGAATAAACTCTATCATCCTGTCATTATGAATGATTAAATCGAAACCCATTCATCTTGAGTTTGTTCACTTGAGGTCTGCATTTGTACACTTCTTTATTGCAGAGTCATCCAGTACCCCGTAAGAGGCTTCAGCTGGTGGGTGTAACAGCACTGCTTCTTGCTTCCAAGTATGAAGAGATGTTCTCTCCTGATGTAGCAGACTTTGTTTACATTACTGACAATGCCTACACCAGTGATGAAGTTAGAGAAATGGAAATTGTGATTCTCAAGGAGTTGAACTTTGATTTGGGACGTCCTCTTCCACTTCACTTCCTAAGAAGAGCATCAAAAGCTGGTGAGGTAGGTATTTGTCCTCATTATCTGtaacttttctgtttgtgtaaAGACAGTTAGAATTGCTGCAGACATTTTCATCATGTGGTCTGACTTTTCATGACCCAGTATTTGAGCAGAAAGCAATGTTCAGCTATCAAATTCCACTATGTGGTGGCATGACTGCCAGTAATTGTTCATGTGTCTTTGCTGGGACTTGTGTTCAGTCTTAGTTGCTGTAATTTCACTGTTGCAGTAAACTGAACAGATGAGTAAAGCAGAACCCTAGCCTTTTGCCTGCTAATTAGTGTTCTCCAGTAAAAAGTTCCCTCAGAAGACCACTGGGCAGCTCTTGAAATAAGCTGACTCCTTAGTAAGGAACTACTTAAGTAATTTCACAtgtttctcccctctccctgcctttaGAGGAAGCATTTGTATCCTAAGCTGGGCACAGAAATGCCCAGTACAGgagttttctgttctgaatgGAGGCTACTCTGGTCTACAGGACTAGTACAGGACTTTGGGCTCAATTTTGACTTAACTGTCCTATTAGGTCCCTAGATTTTAGTAAAGCTCCCTTTGaccttttgttttttgccaaGTTATTTGTCAGTTAATGGCCAGAATAAACAAACCTGGTTCAGCTTGATAAAGTGAAGTAGAACTGTGCAGATTAACAAGCTCTTGATCTGATAGGCTGATGCTGAGCAACATACACTAGCAAAATACCTAATGGAGCTGACTCTGGTGGATTATGACATGGTGCACCATCATCCTTCAGAGATTGCAGCTGCTGCATTGTGTTTGTCACAAAAGATTCTGGGACATAACAAATGGGTAGGtgtttttagtaaaattttattgttgtggggctttttttttcctccagtcaGCTAAACTGAGCCATTAAAACTAACTGCTGGAGCTGACTGTGTTTAGAGCGGTAGTGATGCTGGTAGTCAAATGACAGTTGGATGACCTGATTTACTGCTGAAGGCAGAGTAAGGAgtatacataaaaacaaactgcaatGCAGTCCCTTGCATGAAAGGgttttttcctatgaaattaCTGAGTTATCAGAAATGATCACACTGCAATTAACACTTGATCTTTCTGCAGGCTGTAGTACAGGGTAGAATAATTAAATCATGGAATATGAATGCTGAATTGTAATTGAATTAGTGGTTacccttgctgctgctttcagcttcTGCCCAGTGCAGAAATGTGCTTCTTAGCCTTGATGTATCTGTCCAGAGTTTTCACTGCATGCTAGGAACTCTTACGGATCTGTCCCCTAAACTGATGGTGCAAACTTGTGGAACACAAGGCTAGCTCGCAATGTTTGGGGTGTCGAGTACCTGAGGTGACTCTGTCTTGAGCAGAAACCCTTCTTCTTTAAAAGGCtcttaagtttgttttttttttctattacattGCAGGGTACAAAGCAGCAGTACTATACTGGCTATACAGAAGACAGTCTTGTGATAACTATGAAACACATGGCCAAGAATGTTGTCAAAGTAAATGAGAGCTTAACAAAATACACTGTAAGTATAACTATGCcagttgtttttaatgttttagaaaTCCTTTTGCTACATATTGTAAACACGTAACTAGATGTTCTTTCTTTATACTATCAACAAACAGGCTACTCTGACAAGCTTGAGACAATGTTGCATCAGTTTGCCCAAAATGTTCTGAAGCTTgtgctctgctcttgctgctcttccTACTGATTCACTTCTAACCTTACCTTTTATTCAATCAGTTGACAGCTGACTCAAAACTAATCTTGCGCCTAAATATTTAATGACTAAATATAGGTAAATCCTCTATAACGCTTTTGCTCTATTTCTGCAGGCCATAAAGAACAAGTATGCAAGTAGCAAACTCCTGATGATCAGCACAATCCCTCAACTGAACTGCAAGATAATCAAGGACCTAGCTTCATCACTCATATGATAAGTCTAGGCAGACAAGTCCTGCTGATCCATGCACTTTGTCCTCATTTGCCTATTAAGGCAAACATGCTGCTCTTTGTATATAGCCTTTCAGCCTTACCATAGCCATTTCAGACTTGCTCTGAAACAGACCTTTTAAATGTGCCTTGTAATACAATGCTATACCTAGAAATAAAgctcccttttttaaaaaaaaaaaaaaaaaaaagaaaaaaaatctggtatttTCAGTCAATATTGTGACTGTGACTATCTAGACATGTCTGCAGTCCAATTTTCAAGCAGGACATTGGACTATGTAGATGACTGATGCAGCTTGCAGTAGAAGTGCATGATTTTCTCATTGACTGTTGATTCCTAGCTTCATAGTGGGTTATACttactaattctttttttcttcactcctAAGGTAAGAAAGAGCAAGCAGACAGTTCAGCTTTTGGTGTATTTTAAAGGATACCTAAATATCTGGTTTATCTTGACATCTTGTCCTGTAAGAAAGAGCAtactttttgtgtgtgtgtgtgtgtgtgtgctgtgtACTTCGAGTTAGGGAAAGAAGTAGGCCTTCTGTATTGCATCATATTGTAGCCTTTTACGTCCCTGTGTTGAGCAGCTGTAAGATGATGTATTCTGTATCTTTGTTTGCCTAAACAAAAGGGGGCTGAGGCAggaagattttttatttatatatatatatatatatatatatatatatatatatatgtgtgtgtgtgtgtgtgtatatatatatatatatattttaaagtatgacTTGGCGCATAAAAGGGGAGGAGAACTTTGAACCAAGTCAGCTCTTAAAAACTGATTTGATATTCAGATCCAGCCCTTCCATGTCTGGTCCCATACCCCTTGCCTTCTTTCAGTAAATTTTGGAGGCTACAGTCAAACCCACTGTAAGTAGATTCTTCCATATcgttttcagttttcctttcctttctgtctttgttgTGCTGAATTCAATGTTTCCCTTTTCCCAGTGTGTTTCCCCTGTGTAGGTGTGCACGCTCTGCTGTGCAAGGGGCAAGTCAATGCCTTCCAATGGAAGAATGTTGAAGTTGCAGGCTTTTATCTCCTTGAGGAAGAGTTGTTTTCTCCTATGGTATGAATGTGCCAAGCACCGGTACTGCTAATGGGGACGTACAACAGCCTCCAGGACTGAGGCGCTAGCCTCCAGTCCGGGtgaaaacaaacagcttctGCAGTCAGTGAGCTCCTAATGGTGTCCATGGGGTTTGTGTGCCTAAATTATGCCTAGACAAtagtgtgtgtctgtgtgcgtgcgcgtgtgtctgcgtgtgtgtggggcggTTGAATCTTGTGGAGTTCTGTTTTTGGAGACGAAGAGAATTTTTTAGACGTATGCAGTAAAAGCCAACAAACTTGCACTTTGAAGAGATTTGCCCATATATGCTCCCGAAAACGAACTACAAGGAATAGAACAGTTCAGCAAACtctttcttgtgttttattttatggagGTTCAGGAAACAAAGCATGAATGCCGGTATCTATGGTAAGCAACAGCCATTTTGAATGGTGTGGGAGGCAATCAGGCTTGAGCAGTAACACTTTTTACGTTGTTTTAAAGGAGTAGTGcatgtctgtaagtacctggCATAAAAATTCTAGTACAACTACATTATGAATAAGAACAGTGGACTACTACATTATATATTCATACATGTTTCTACCATATTCAGGTTTCTATATACACTATATGATCTGTTTCTGTAAATGTACAGCTCTGCATAAAGACATTTCTTATAACAGGTAGAGCATTAAACATAAATCCAACATGGGCCAGCCATATTCTAATATAAATCTTCGAGAAGGCAACCTTGTTTAGTGTACAGTACtgcatcattttctgttttctttttatagtgcCTATTGGAGTCCCTAAATTTATCAGCAAACACAAATTAGTTCCATTACGCCTCTatacagaattatttaaatataccATCACAGTAGATTTTTAGATGGCAATATCCCAAGTGATCCTAAATCTTTTTGACATGTAGCAGCATACTTAGTATGTTCCCCAGAATGATCTGCATTAGAGGAAATGtccatttaacattttcttcattagaTAATTAAAAAGATTACTGATATTCAACTAAAAGGCACTTATTAAATACACCCCTTTCAAAGTCCCTGGTCCCAGATTGCAAAGCACCTTTCAGTTTCAGGAAGATAGTAGGTCTAAGCATTCTTCACTCAGTGGGTGTCAAAACCAGgttttaaatagaataaataatttgtCAGTATGTCCATTGCTGTGTGTTTCTGAGGCAAAGATCAAAGCGTGCACTGTGGAAAGctaactgatttttcttcctgcttgttTACAACTTCACTGGTGAAAATGCTGCTGAGACTGACAGATCTCAGATGAACAGTGTCCTGAAGGCAAGGGAAAGTATCTTCAACCACTGGTAATATTATGCCATTTTTCATCTGACAAATCGTTAGTCTTTTATATCTTGGTCACATAATTGTTGGGAAACAGACCTTGTTTCCCTCGTAGTCTTCCTGTCCACCAACCAGAAGGATCTAcgacaaagaaataaaattaagcacTCAAGTCCTGTAATCCTTCCTATGTGTGTCACAGCTGTTTTTGTATGTGGTTGTGGGCtttgaggggatttttttttggctataCTTGCAAAACTATTCCAGAACAAGCGGAAACCTTCTCATGAAGGACTGAGGATAAATAACTTGGAGAATCTAGGTTTGCTAATCTTTTGGCTATAATGCTATGCCTAATCTGGTTGCTCTGGCAACATCCAGGAGTTGGAACAGCTTTATTTATTACTTGGTTCTTGTGCATAAGCTGTAGCTTGGGCTTATTTTCATCCAGAGGTGGTGATGGGAGTGCTGTCTAACAGAATTTAAGGTCATACAGTAAGGAATAATTCAGTGGGTCACCCTAGTATGCTTTTAAGTGCACAAGTTTGCTGTAGGTGCGATGACTTCTCTGCCTGCTTTTTTTGAGGTATCACAGGAGTTTTCAAGCCTAATGAGGGGGAAATGACATTGAGGTAGCTGAAAAAGTCATGTCTTAACTGATTATGACAGTGTACCTTCAAGATCAGTAATTTACTCACAAAAGCTTTCGTTACCTCTTTACATACCTTCTTTGATTATATCGATCACGTCGTTGGCATTAAAGCTAAGTTCATCTGTGTCCTGAGCGTCATATGCGTACAGCGCCCTGCACTGTGGTACCTGAGGCTTGGGTTTCGGCTGTGGTTTAGGTCTTCCCCCAGCTGGTGGGGGCCGGTTTGTTGTTTGTCTGCGAACGCTAATGAGGAGAAAAAGGTTACTGTTCTTCAAAGCTATGATTTGAAGCTGAACTTAATCAACCCCCTCTGTCCTAAAGAGCATCATAAAACAAGGGAAAAGGAACGCTCACTTGAGTATCACAGCAGTTTAAAATGTAAACGTAAGACTTGTTAACATACATACAGTTGTCACTCCTTCCCTGCTAAGCTTCTAAGCTAGATGAATAGGTGCTGCCAACCAGCTGTTCTAATGCATGGGGTAAGACATTTAGTGCTCGGGCTTgaatgcaaaaaacaaatgtgTGCATGCAGTTCATGCATCTACATGGCTTAGTCTCTCTCCCCACCCTGCCCCAGCTTAACCAGCGCTCAAGTTTCcactatttctttaaaaagacagttCTAGCTCACAGACTTGCTACTTTACCATTCTTGTGACTAAGCTGAAAGTGATACTGCATCTCTTAAGTTGCCTCAGATTCCAGGGCCGTCTATGGACTTGTTGTGTTATAGTCAACTctgaagcagcagaggaaatgcTGCGCAAACTGTCACAGCTGTGACCACTCCAAAGActaggaaggggaaagaggaaagaaatgcattttgccAGCTCATCAGCTAATAAAGGCTGGAAGAGAGAACAAGTATTAGATCCAGTTTggtggctgttttttttttttttttttttttttttttaagaaacaaaacaaaacacacacgTTTGTGTTGAATGACTAAATGTTGCAATGAAGTGGAAGAGGTGGAGCTGTGATAATACTATGCAATGATGTGATTACAGAGGTCTTGCAGAAAAGATTTGCAGTTATTAAAAAACTACTAAACCTAGAATTTATAGTAGTCAATGGTCTATCTGGTTATAATTTTACACTTCTGTAGTGAGCTGCACCAGAAAATGAGGTTGCTTTAAAATGCGTTAACTTAtctaagaataaaacaaattctgcTGCTCTAAAATACTATGCCTAAAAATGACCTCTGTAATGGTTGTGGTTCTGAATTCCTTAACTAACAACTAACTAACTCTGGCACCGGCCTCGTGTATAGATGACACTAGCTCCTTGCCTTCTGAAAAGGGCAATGGCGAAGAAAACCAATCTCCCTGAATGCCTCTGCTGAACAgagcagtttttttttgttttttgttttttttttttatcaaactAATAAGGGATGTTGTAAAGCTCAGGAAGTAAACCATGCAGGCGTCCTGTCTTCTGTGAGTACTGAGACTACTGTAGAATGTCTGGGATGTTTGTTTTCATACTTTAATAGTTAAGAACTTGTCAGAGAGAAATTTAATGATAGCATAAATTGATGTGCAAGTGCAAGAAATGGGCCTGCCCAACATCTCTCCCCCAGGCCCTTCCTGAAATTAGTTGTACTGGTCTCCCGCACTTTTTTGTATGAGTGGGGTTGTTTTTTTCGGGGGGTGGAGGCAGGAGGAACTGTATTTCTGGACTGAATTTGGAATTGATCTAGCTGAAAAATGAACTGCATATTTAGCTATGTTAGTGTGCAGACCAGTCAAGTCCCTAGTACTTTCCTCAGTGAGAGGAAGCAGCAGTTTGCAGGTAGTATGAAGCAGCTTGTTGAAAAGAATCAGCACTCCTGTTTCGCTGGCAGTGCTGGCTGATCAGGTACAAGTGCTGAGCAAATGAAAACCTGAATCATATTGTATTCTCCTGATATTTAGTTGACCCACTTGAGTGAGTGAGTGCAGCTTTCTGTTCAGGAATCCATACAGGCTCCATGCAGTGGCATGGATTTCAGTTTGCATCCAACTCTGAAGCCAATCCGCAGGCCTAGGAAAGCAAATGACCAGGCAGAAAACTGCCTGGGAAACTTTCTCGCTATTTCCTCCTGTATCTTGTGCCGGCAGGGACACCGCAGCTGGCGCGCGGGCCTGCTACAGTTTTGGCGAATGTTTAGCGCTCCTTTTTCCTACGGCACGAAGCGCTGAGTCAAGGACGCTGAGCTAAGCAAGGCGCGGTGGTTTCGCTGCGGccgggctccgctccgctccgctccgggTTGAGCGGCGAAGCCTGGCGCaagcgggcggcggcggcggcagggggcgCGCAGCAGCCGCCCGGGGGCCGTGGGAACGGCCCGTGGTCTCGCTAACTGGCGCGTTCGGGAACAGTTTCCGCAAAGGGGTATATACAGGAGGTAGTGTTGCAATGCTCCTTTCCATGCAGAGATTAGATTGAAATTTGGCCTGGAAGTAGCTCTGGGTGTATGTACTAGTTTCTGTaattggtggtggtggtggtagagTCAGTAACTAGGTTGTACTAAAATCATGGTAAATAGTTGACAAGTTGGTCTTTTGACTTGTGTGCTCAGAATTGGTATTATTGCCATTACTCAAGTAATGTATGCACTGCctcaaaacaaatattctctTCCTAGAGCTTTCTACTTTATCCTCTGTGCCTATTCCTAGACTATCGAACACTTCTCAGAGCCACAAAGATGTAAAAATTCTTGCATATCTGTTCCAATGTCCAACTTCATTGGTCTGCACTCCCCTCAGGGTGGAACATCACACTCCCCACCACAGCTAAGCAAAATACTATACCCCAGGTTCCATTTTATATAGAGAAAGCAGAACAAACTGTTCTATATGGTTGAGAGATTTACTAGGCACTTACTTACTGGAATATTAAGTAAGTTCTAGAAAATTAACTTTACTAGGCTCTTTTTTGCCAGGCCTCTCACTTTCCAGCTTAACATGCCTGTATTGCTACTGCACATTGCCTAAAGCTGCAGACTGctttaacaaaacaaagaacCAAAATACTTCTCCCAAACAAACAGCCACTTCCCCTCTTACTTCCTTTCACCCAGAATCATAACTCTGCGACCAAAGCAGTCTCCGTTCTTGCTTGTGGCTTTCTGTAGAAGCCCAACTTCCACAAACCCCACGCAGAGGGGTGGGTAGCAGAGCCCTGCTTGTTCTGGTTACAATTACTGCTGTGGCTGCCTGTGGGGtttttcttctactgctttTGAGCTTGTGTGGTTGTCAGCAGAACAAGAAAGACATCTTTACTGTCTGACCTAaggtactgtttttttttttttttttttttttttttggtttttgtttacCTCAATTATACCTGTTCTTAAAAATGGTAAGTATGGAAAATAGAAGCATTAATATGTGCTAATCATGCCTGTAAACTTGGGCAGTAAGATGGAAAGGGATGATGATTAGGAGCTAATGCTGTGGTGTGAGGCacctggtcttttttttttcttctttttttttttttttttctccccttctttttttcttcccttctatCCCATATGATAGCG
The sequence above is a segment of the Rhea pennata isolate bPtePen1 chromosome 10, bPtePen1.pri, whole genome shotgun sequence genome. Coding sequences within it:
- the CCNB2 gene encoding G2/mitotic-specific cyclin-B2 isoform X2, with the protein product MALPRRAAIPRGTENAVNELHCKAKAQVTGRRAALEEIGNKVSTRGMHIAKKTERFRPSIKPTKGPSKMTNLTALPKPPAVVNQVAKETSVPKVLSPVPMDVSMQEEDLCQAFSDVLLSNVEDIDAEDWDNPQLCSDYVKDIYLYLRQLELQQSVRPRYLDGKAINGRMRAILVDWLVQVHSRFQLLQETLYMCVAVMDRFLQSHPVPRKRLQLVGVTALLLASKYEEMFSPDVADFVYITDNAYTSDEVREMEIVILKELNFDLGRPLPLHFLRRASKAGEADAEQHTLAKYLMELTLVDYDMVHHHPSEIAAAALCLSQKILGHNKWGTKQQYYTGYTEDSLVITMKHMAKNVVKVNESLTKYTHWGKIKEFEEDGMLPSCARTQQPAQRCRA
- the CCNB2 gene encoding G2/mitotic-specific cyclin-B2 isoform X1; translation: MALPRRAAIPRGTENAVNELHCKAKAQVTGRRAALEEIGNKVSTRGMHIAKKTERFRPSIKPTKGPSKMTNLTALPKPPAVVNQVAKETSVPKVLSPVPMDVSMQEEDLCQAFSDVLLSNVEDIDAEDWDNPQLCSDYVKDIYLYLRQLELQQSVRPRYLDGKAINGRMRAILVDWLVQVHSRFQLLQETLYMCVAVMDRFLQSHPVPRKRLQLVGVTALLLASKYEEMFSPDVADFVYITDNAYTSDEVREMEIVILKELNFDLGRPLPLHFLRRASKAGEADAEQHTLAKYLMELTLVDYDMVHHHPSEIAAAALCLSQKILGHNKWGTKQQYYTGYTEDSLVITMKHMAKNVVKVNESLTKYTAIKNKYASSKLLMISTIPQLNCKIIKDLASSLI